CCACTTTCATTAATATTATAATAATCACTACATAAGTCATAATCTTCTTGAAGAATGCTTTTCAGTTCTTTTTTATTCCATAGATAGTATTTTCCTTCTTGACCTTCGGTATCTGCATCTAATGATGAATAGAACGAATTATTTTCATAATCATGTAATTCTCGTTCAACAAATTGAATAGTTTTATATACAATTGATTTAAATTTTTCATTCTTAGTTAATTTATATGCTGAGCTATATAGAGATATTAGTTGAGCATTATCATAAAGCATTTTTTCAAAATGAGGGACTTTCCATAAGTCGTCCGTAGAATATCTACAAAAACCACCGCCTATTTGGTCGTAAATTCCACCATTTGCCATTTTGTTTAATGTTAGATTAACATATTCTATGATGGAGTCATTTCCAGATAAAAAACCATAGTCTAGTAGGAATTGATAATTATTTGGTAAAGGAAATTTTGGAGCACCATTTTGACCACCATTTTTATAATCAAAATTTTCAGACCACTGCATATAATAATTTTCTAACACTTCTTTAGAGAATTTGTCTTTATTATTTGATTTCTCAATTAATTCAGTGTTAGCAATCCCTTTTGTTAATTTTTCTGCATAATCAATTACAATTTGAGGTTTTTCGTTATAAAGTTTATAAACTTTTTGAATTTCGTTTATCCATTCATTTTTTGTAAAGTATGTTCCTCCCCATATTGGTTTACCATTAGGGAGCGCAATACAATTTAATGGCCACCCCCCCCTTTGTCTCATTAATTGAATAGCGTTCATATAAATTTGGTCAATATCGGGTCGTTCTTCTCTATCTATTTTTATGCACACAAAGCTATCGTTCATGATTTTTGCAACTTCTAAATCTTGGAAGCTTTCTTTTTCCATAACATGGCACCAATGACATGCAGCGTATCCTATACTAATTAACAATAATTTATTCTCTTTTTCAGCTTTTTTAAGTGCTTCAGGCCCCCAGGGATACCAATCTACAGGGTTGTTGACATGTTGCAGTAAATATGGACTAGTTTCATTTGATAAATGATTAGATGTCTTCTCATTTTTCAGGTTACATGAATACAAAAGGGTAAGTGTTACAATACAGACTTTTAAAATTATTTTCATGTTTTTTGAGAAAAATGCTTAAAAAATAATGGTATGGTTTCAATACCTTTGTAAAAATTAAATAGTCCATAATGTTCGTTTGGAGAATGAATAGCATCAGAGTCTAATCCAAAACCCATTAGTATAGATTTCAATCCAAGTTCGCTTTCAAAAAGCGCTACAATAGGAATACTACCACCACTTCTAACAGGAATTGGTTTTTTCCCAAATGTCTCTTCCATTGCTTTACTTGCTGCAATATATCCACGATCATTTAATGGCGATACATAAGCTTCACCCCCATGATGAGGAGTTACTTTAACTTTTGTACCACTTGGTGCAATACTCTCAAAATGCTTCTTAAATAAATTAGTAATATCCTTTGATTTTTGATTGGGCACTAATCTCATAGATATTTTAGCATATGCTTTAGATGCTATCACTGTCTTTGCTCCTTCACCAATATATCCACCCCATATTCCATTGACATCTAAAGTTGGTCTAATTGAATTTCTTTCCATAGTACTAAATCCTTTTTCGCCATAGACTTCATTAATGTCAAGTTCTTTTTTATAATTGTCTAGGTTAAAAGGAGCTTTAGCCATATCACTTCTTTCGAATTCAGATAGATTTTCTACTTGATCATAGAATCCAGGTATGGTTATTTTTTTATCTGCATCATGTAAAGATGCAATCATGTTACAAAGAATATTTATAGGGTTTGCTACAGCTCCTCCGTATAGTCCGGAGTGTAAATCTCTATTAGGTCCAGTTACTTCAACTTCAACATAACTCAGACCCCTTAATCCCGTTGTAATTGAAGGTGTGTCATTTGCTATAATACCTGTGTCAGAAATAAGTATAATGTCAGAGCTAAGTAAATCTTTATTTTTTTTAACAAATGCTTCTAAGTTCTCTGAACCAACCTCTTCTTCTCCCTCAATCATAAATTTAACATTACAAGGTAGTTCATTGGTAGCAATCATTGCTTCAACTGCTTTTACATGCATAAAAAATTGCCCTTTATCATCACAAGCGCCTCGGGCATATATTTTACCATCTCTAATTTCAGGACTAAATGGGTCAGATTCCCACAAATCTAATGGATCTGGTGGTTGAACATCATAGTGTCCATATATTAATATTGTCGGCAGATTAGAACTTAAAATCTTTTCTCCGTATACAATCGGAAATCCTTTTGTTTGAAATAATTGAGTGTTTTCGAGACCTATTTTATTGAAATTATCTTTAAGCATTTCAGCAGTTTGAAAAACATGTTTTGAGTATTTAGGGTCGGCACTAATTGAAGGTTGTTTCAAAAAAGAAAAAAGTTCATTTAAAAATTTATCTTTATTTTGTTCTATGTATTGTTGAGTATTCATTGTATTTTTTTTTGATAAAGCAATATAAATTTGTATTATATAACGTAAATTTAGTATTTTATAGTCTACAAATTATTTAATAGCATCGAGATTTATTAACACTAATAAAAAAACAAAGCAATATGTTTATGAGACTTTTATCGATTTTTTTTATTTTGACTCAGTCTTTTATGTTTGGTCAACTAGCAGTTACCAATAATGCTCCAAATAATACCGAAGCTTACCTTGTTAACGATATACTTTGTGACGATGGATTAACTACATCTAATTTTTCTTCTACGGGTTTTGCTAGTGGTATAGGTTATTTTGATGGGTTTGCATCAAATATTGGTTTTGAAGAAGGAGTTGTTCTCTCCACTGGCGGAATATGTTTGCCAGTTCCTGATTGTAATGTAGGTGCTTGGCAGGGAGGTTCAGGTATTTCGGGTGATGCAGACTTAGAGCTTGCATTGAATGCAATCAATCTTTCATGGGATGTCAATAATGTAACTATATTAGAATTTGATTTCGTTGCAAATTCCGAGAGTGTTGAATTTAACTATGTTTTTGCTTCTGCTGAATACACAAGTTGGACTTGTTCGAGCTTCAATGATATTTTTGGGTTCTTTTTAAGTGGTCCTGGTATTGTAGGGCCTTATAGTAACAATGCAATTAATTTAGCTTACATACCTGAACCTGAGGGAGCTGTTGACTACGCAGATTGGCTTGCAATCAATACAGGTTTATATACGAATACACCTGTAGCGGTTAATACTATTAATGCTGGAGACTTAATAAATAATTCAACTTGTGATAATATTGACCCAAACTATGAGAGTTATAATATTTTCTGGGTTGATAATGACTATTCAGGTGCTGGATGGCAAGGTGTTAATGAGCCTGAAGATCCTGAGTTTACAGTTGCCAGTACTCAAACTTGGGTTTCACCAGGCATTACTGGATTTACAACTCCTTTAAAAGCAGTTTATAATGGTTTAGAGTGTGGTGAAACATACCATATCAAACTTGCAATTGCAGATGCTAGTGACGGTTCATATAATTCTGCAGTTTTTTTAGAAGCAGGGAGCTTTGTTAGTCCATCTGTTTTAGTTAATCCTATTTCAAATATTGATGGTCCTGATTTGTTTGATGATCCTCTTGCAATTTATGAGGGATGTGCTGCAGCTCAACTTGAATTTACTGCATCTCAGAACACAGATTATGATATACAATTAGAAGTTATTTTTGAAGGCGATGCTGAGAATAGTATTGATTATAATATTACATATAATGGTGGAAATGAATTAGACGAATGTTTGAACGATGCTGGAGAATTATCACAGTGTGTGACAATACCAGCAGGTCAAAATATTATGTACCTAGATATAGAAGCAAACTATGATGATATTGTTGAAAATTTTGAAAATTTAAATATAATAGTAAATTCTATTGACGGACTATGTCAGCAGGCTGATTTAGCTGTTTCGGAAATATTCTTTAATTTATATGACCAGATTGATATTTTGGTTGACCCTGGTGTCCCACCTGTAATAGAGTGTATTGGAGATGAGGTATTATTAGAACCTTTCAATATTTCGGGTGGTTACATTGGAGTAAGTGGTGAATATACATTTGAATGGTATGATGCAGATGGAACACTAGTAAGTTCAGAACCTTCGATTTTGGTTAATTCAGAATCAGCTTCTGAATATCAACTAATTGTTTATGACGATTGTCAAGATCAACAAATAATAACAAATTTCAGTGTTGATGTAATAAGTTACACTACAGTTGAAACTACATATCCAGAATATTATGCATGTGATGATGAAATTGTAGTTATAACACCAAATATTTCTGGAGGCTCTGGTAATTATTCTTATGTTTGGCCAGATGATCCAACACCTTGTGATTGCGAAAGTTTTAATTATCTTTTTGATTTAGAAAATGGTATTTCTCAAACTGTTGATTTTCAAATTATTGATAATTGTACAGAAGAATCATATAGTTTTTCTATTCCTGTCGAATTAGATGAAACAATACCCCCTAGTGCTCAAATTAATGTTGCCGGCACACAATTTTGTCCAGGTGATGAGATTGTTTTAGATATTCAGGTAGCAGGTTCCTCAACTTATAATTATGAATGGTTGAACTTAGATTTCGATGAGTATTATGTCAATAACTTAGCAACAATTTCTCCAATAGATGACACGACTTATGATGTTATTGTTATTGATGAATGTAATAATAGTGAATCAGTATTCTCTATTTTTATTGAGACTCCTGCATATGAAGCTCCAACCTTTTTGGTTCCTGATGTCGCTGGATGTGTAGGTCAAGAATTAGAAATTATTGTAGAAAATTTATTCTCAAACGGCGTAACAGATCCCAGCGACGTAAGTCAATATAGTTTTTTATGGTCCACGGGTGAAATTACACCAAGTATTAGCGTAATTGTTGAAGATATTACAACATCTTATTCAGTGGAAATAAGTGACTTATGTGGAAATACTAGTTCTGCAATTCCAGTAATGGTTGATCCTTCGATACCACCCCCTCCACAATTCTCTTTTGAAGAGACTCCAGAGGGCCATCAATTTTTGCAGCTTTCATCAGGCTTCTTTACTAATTTCCAATGGGATTTTGGTGACGGAAACACATCTTCTGATTATGAGCCCCTGCATTTATTTAGTCAAGAAGGAGACTATTATGTTACTTTAACTGCTTCTGATGATTTAGACTGTCAAAATAGCTCAACTCAAATAGTTAATATCTATTCAAGTTTGTTGTTTTATTCACCGAATGTTTTTTCACCAAATGGGGATGGTATAAATGATTATTTTAATGTCAGTGTTGTAGGTCACGAAGATTTTGAACTTTTTGTTTTTGACAGATGGGGGAAGCAATTATTTAACACCAAAGATCCCAATGAAGGCTGGGATGGAACTTATCAAAATGGAGAAGAGGTTCCACAAGACGTTTACATGTACAAGGTTTTGATGAGTAATTCTGGTGTTGGTGAAAAGGTAGAGAAAGGCCGAGTTTCTATAATTAAATAACACAATATGGAGGTTCGAACTTATATACATAATGTAGTTTTACTTTTGTTTATGTGTTTTTATTTTACACATGCACAACTTGTGACTACAAATAATCCTCCCTTTGATACAGAGCAATCTATTGTAACTAATGTTCTTCTTGGAGACGGTATTGATGCATCAAACTTTACTTCAGTTGGATTTGCAAATGGTATTGGTTATTTTGATGGTTTTAATTCAAATATTGGATTCGATGAGGGTGTTGTTCTTTCTACTGGTGGAATCGAATTTGTTTCAAATGGTTTTGGCGTTGGATCTGGTGTTAGTGGGGAACCTGATTTAGAACTTGCCTTAAATGCTATTAATTTATCTTGGCCGGTCAATAATGTTACTATTTTAGAATTTGATTTTATTGCAGAGTCAGAAAGTATGGCTTTTAATTATGTTTTTGGTTCTTCAGAGTATTCAGGATATACTTGTACTCAATTTAATGATATTTTTGGGTTTTTTTTAAGTGGTCCAGGTATTAATGGACCTTATAGTAACAATGGAGTTAATTTAGCATATATACCTGACCCTAATAATGCGGGTGTGTATACAACTACTCCTGTTGCTGTCAACACTGTTAATTCTGGTTCCCCAACTGGTGGTGGAAATGCACAAACATGTGCTGATATAGATCCTAATTGGCAAGATTACAGTATTTATTGGATCGATAATTCTGCGCAAGCCACTGTCTTTGGCATTAATGGTTTCACAGTACCATTTATAGCAGAATATAATAATTTGATATGTGGTGAAACCTATCATATAAAATTAGCCATAGCAGATGCTTCTGATACTGCTTTAAATTCTGCAGTTTTTTTAGAAGCAAATAGTTTTGCGAGTCCTGAAGTTGAAATTAGCACTGTTCCAAATACAGAATTAGGACTAGTATTAGACGTTGAGAATGGAGTTTTAGAAGGATGCGGAGAAGTAGCTATTCAATTTGATAGAGGCGGTGATTTAAGTATGGATCTAAATGTTACTTTGGATTACTCTGGAGACGCTTTATATGGAGTTGATTATCAGGAGTTGCCAACAGAAATTCTGTTACCAGCTTTTCAAGAACAGATTGTAATTCCGATTGAAATATTTTACGACAATATCAATGAAGGCCAGGAGTCTTTAAATATTACTGTGTCAGGAGTACCTGTTGCTTGTGAAGATGTGACAGTACAAACAATTGAAATAATAATTTTGGACCAAGAACCTCTTGATATAGATATACCCAGTCAAATTAATATGAATTGTACAGGAAGCGCTTTAATTGAAGCATCAGTTCAAGGGGGCTATCCGCCTTATATTTACACTTGGTATGATCAATCTGGATTAATTATTGATTCAGGTGAATTGAATGAGGAAGGAGTAGTATCAATAGAACAGTTTCCTGCAGAGTCTACAACTTATTCTTTAAGTGTAATAGATGATTGCTTGGATCAGTTGTTTGAGGAATCAACAAATGTCATTGTTGAGAATGAAGCTTTGAGTGTTTCTTTAGGCATTGGCGAAGATTGTCAAGATTTAGAGGGATTTATATTTTTGGGTGTACTAGATGGAATCGGATATTATGTTTCTAGCGAAATTGCAACCTGGCAAGATGCAAATAGTATTTGTAATAATTTAGGAGGAAATCTTGTTTCAATAAATTCTGAGGAGGAGCAAAATTTCGTTTTTAATCTTGCAATGACAAGTATTGCTAGTGGTTCCCCCTATAATTATTGGATCGGACTCAACGATTATGATGATGAAGGAAATTTCACATGGACAACAGGGGAATCCGTAACATATACTAATTGGGTTGATGGAGAACCAAATGGCGGAGCTGGTGAAAATGGGGTAGAGGTATTTTCAATAAATTCTGATTTTCCTGGATTTTGGAATGATGCACCTGCTTTTGTTGAAAGAAGAATTATTTTAGAAATCCCGTGTAATTCTCAAGCAGAGGATATAGATGTCTGCCAGGAAGATCTAGAAAATATTATTTTAGAACCACAAGTAGTTGGAGGAGTACCTCCTTATAATTACACTTGGTTTTACAATGGTGAGGTAATTTCTAATCAAGAGATTTTAAGTCAACTAACCGGAGAAGGTTTGTACCAAGTGATTGTGGAGGAGGCTTGTGGGAATATTGACGCGACTCAAGTTAATGTATCATTTATTGAGCTTGCGCCTTATGTGGAAATTATTTCGTATGATGTATTAGACCCTCTTTTGCTTCCAGAGGGCTGTTTTCAAAGTGTTCTTCAATTTAATACACAAGTTGTACAGGATCAGGACGTTATACTTGAATTTGAAATTTCAGGTTCAGCAAACTCAGAAGATTATGATATTGAAACCAATACTGTGCTTATCCCTGCTGGAGAAGAAATGGTTTCAATCCCATTAAGTATTATTGTTGATGACCAAGAAGAGGGACTTGAAACTATTATTTTTGACTTTCCTTTTATTGATGAATGTTCGGATTGGCCAAACCAAATTATAGTTCAAATTTATGATAGTCCTAATTTAGTTGTTGATATTGATGATGAGCTTGTTTTGTGTGAAAATGACGTTGCATCTTTGGAGGGTTTCTATAGTGGGGGATTGGGAAATATAAATTATGGTTGGTATTTTGATGATCAATTAATAACGTCAGATCTAGACCTTTCAACAGATGATTTAGATCCAGGCTTGTACTCTTTTGTTGTTAACGATCAATGTGGGAATGTGTCTCAGCAAGACATTAATTATAGCATAATTGAATTAACTCCAACTGTAATTTTAAGTTCTTTAGATTACAGTAATCCGTCTGAATTATATGAGGGATGTGGCTCTAGTATATTAACTTTCGAGATGCCCTATACATATCCTAATGATACGACGTTTTATTTTAATATAGTAGGTTCCCCAACTTTTGTTAATGGTATGGACATTGTTGAAATAGACAACTTTATTACTGTTCCTGCTGGCGAAAATACAATTGACGTTGAAATCACACCATTAATGGATATTTTAAATGAAGGGGCTGAAGAAATTATTTTTGAATTTCCCTTTGCAACCGACTGCGTGCCACAGGATCCAATAGCTATTTTAATTAATAATTATTCTAGTATAGAGATTGCTATGCCTAGCGATGAGACTGTATGTGTAGGTCAATTATTGGATCTCAGCGCAAGTATAGGCGGTGGTTTTCCGCCTTATGAAACATCTTGGACTTATTTAAATCAATCCGTAAATTCTAGTTCTATTTCAATTGATGTTCAAGAGGGCGTAAATCAAGCTACTTTTACTGTTACTGATAATTGTGGATATAGTGAGACCTCTACAATAACAGTTGAAGGGCTTAGTGTTGAAGACTTTGAGGTTATTTGGCCGCCCAATGAAGTTTCAGCATGTTATGGAGATAATAGTGAGATAAATTTAGTTTTCGAAGGTGGGTTGCCTCCATTTACATTTCAGTGGTATCTGGATGGTGTTCCAACTAATTCTCCTGCTCCATACCTGCCTTGGAGTAATGATAATTGGTTGCCTGATGCAAGTCAAACAATTGCAACATCTCCGCCATACACACCATATGAGTATACTTACATGGTGGAGATCACAGATTCATGTCAAAATGAATCAATTCCATATGAAATACTGGTGACAATTGATGATTGTATTATGCCTACTGCTTTTACACCTAATGGTGATGGAAATAATGATTTCTTTTGGGTAGATTTCGGCGACTTATCTACACCAGTTAGTTTAGAGATATTTAATAGATGGGGCGAGATTGTGTTTAGGGCATCAGATTATACGCCTTGCGCTAATTTTGAATCGGATTGTTGGGACGGCACACATTTTCAACAGTATGGAGAGAAATGCAGCGAGGGAGTATATTATTATATTTTCACATATAGTAATACTATTAATAATACTGATGATTATAACGTCTCTAATTTTACTGAGTCAATTTTTGGAACACCTCATAATAATAGTGAGGGTAGGCAGCGAACAGGTAGCTTGTTATTATTTCATTAGTCTAAAAGACTCACTCCAGACATATCATTTGGCTGATTTAGATCCATTATTTTTAAAACTGTGGGGGCAATATCACATAGCCTACCGTTTGTTATCTTTTGATGATTACTATTTATAATAAAACAGGGAACCTTATTAGTAGTATGTGCAGTATTAGACGTGCCATCACTATTTTTCATGATTTCTGCATTTCCATGGTCTGCAATTATTATTAATGCATAATCCTCTACTAAACTTTTTTCAACAATTTTTTTTAGACATGAATCAACCTTTTCTATTGCTTTGGTTACAGCCTTGTAATTTCCTGTATGCCCAACCATGTCAGGGTTGGCGTAGTTAAGACATATGAAGTCAGGTTTAGTAGTTTGGATTTCTTTTATGTATGTATTTGTTACTTTCTCTGCGTTCATTTCAGGCTGCAGATCATAAGTAGCTACTTTAGGAGACTCAATTAGTTTTCTATATTCATTTTGAAATTTTTTCTCTCTTCCTCCTGAGAAAAAAAATGTTACATGAGGATATTTTTCTGTTTCAGCAATTCTTAATTGTGTTAAACCATTTTGTGAAATCACTTCTCCTAGTGTGTTTTTTAAGTTTTGTTTTTCGTATAATACCTTAACATCTTTTAGTGTTTCGTCATAGTTGGTCATAGTATATAGATCAATATTTAAGCTGTTGATTCTATATTGTGGTATATCTATTTGTGTTAGTGCGTTAACAATTTGTCTGCATCTATCAGATCTAAAGTTAAAACATATTACGACATCGTTTTCTTTAATTGTGGCTATTGGTTGATTATTGGAATCAATATTTACTAGAGGTAATATAAACTCATCAGTGATATTATCTTTGTAGGATTTCTTTATGCTTTCAGTTAAGTTTGATGTTTTTGTACCAACTCCGTTTACTAATAGGTGATACGCTGACGCAGTTCGTTCCCATCTTTTATCTCTATCCATGCTGTAATATCTTCCAATTAGTGATGCAATAGAAATATTTTTGTTTTTTGTAAATTCTAAAAATTCTTCAACATGTTTTTTTCCAGATTTTGGATCAGTATCTCTTCCGTCAGTAAATGCATGTATATATATATGTGACACATTACTGTCAAGTATAATATTACATAAAGCTTTTAAATGCGATATGTGAGAGTGGATACCCCCGTCAGATAAAAGTCCCATAATGTGAATGGCTTTATTTTTAGCTTTATGTATTGCGTCTAATAGATTAGGATTTTGTTCTAGTCGTTGTTTTTTGATATCGTTATTTATTTTAGCTAAATTTTGATATACTACTCTTCCGGCCCCTATATTTAGATGACCTACTTCAGAGTTTCCCATTTGTTTAGGTGGGAGCCCAACATCTTCACCATGAGTAATGAGTTCTGAGTTTAGATATTTCTTATAAAGACTATCAACAAAGGGGGTTTTAGAGTGAAGAATAGCATTTTCAGAGCTTTTATTGCCATGCCCCCAACCATCTAATATTATAAGTGCTGTTTTTTTCACTTTTTAAAAATAATCTTTTTTTTGAGCATATCTTTCATAATTCAAATTACAATTCAATTTTATCGCCATAACGTGAATTTATTAACAAATAATAGTTAATTATTCTTGGAATTTAGAAAAATATTTNCGAAATTGTACAANGAATAAATAGAATTAGACCCCCATTTTACTCGTAATTACGTAGTTTTTACCTCTGTTNCGTNNTAAATTGGNGACGTCGTAATTCTGTTATACTATTTATATATGAAAATTAATTATTTATTAACTAATATTTTTTACCGATGAAAAATTATTTACTTTCTTTGGCAACATTACTATGTTTTTGTTGCTTTAATGTTGTAACGGCACAAGATGATTGTGTTGACACAACTATCTCTCTAACTTCTGAAACTTATGCAGATGGTTGGTGGGGTGCTACATATTTAATCTCAGATGCAGATGGCAATATAGTAGCTTCAGGTCCTTCAGATACTGGAGCTTGGTCTTCATTTGATGAAACATTTTGTTTAGCTCCAGGTGACTACACTTTTGATGTATCATCAAATGGCTATAATTATGATATAGCTTATGGTTACGGATGGTCATTTGCTGGCGAATCTGGATACACTGCTGGTGTATTTGGTCCCTTTTCCATAGGAGCTGCTCCAGCTTCTTGCGATGGAACAGAAGTTACAGTAGGTGGAGGTTCTTGGCAATCTGAAGTTTCTTGGACAATTTCAGATTGTGATGGAAATACAGTAGCTATAGGTGGTGCTCCATATTCTGAGTGTTTAACATTACCAGATAACTATACTATCTCTTTAGCTGATGCATTTGGAGATGGATGGAATGGTAATACAATGTCAGTAGGAGATGCTTCTTATACATTAGATGCTACTAATGATGATGGAGCAGCAGCTTCATTTATAGTTGGTTCATGTGGTGTAGCAGGATGTATGGATGCAGCAGCATGTAACTATAACATGGATGCAACATTTGATGATGGTACTTGTGTTATTCCAGCAGCAGNCTTTGACTGTGATGGAAACTGTTTAGCAGGAACATCTGTCGTTGTTGACGGCGGTTCATTCCAAACAGAAGTTTCTTGGACAATTGCTGATTGTGATGGAAACGTAGTAGCTTCAGGAGGCGCTCCATATGCAGGATGTGTTGATTTGCCAGATAACTATTCAATTTNTTTAGTTGATTCTTGGGGAGATGGATGGAATGGTAATACAATGACAATAGGAGATGCTTCTTATACATTAGATGCTACTAATGATGATGGAGCAGCAGCTACATTTTTCTCTGGTTCATGTGGTGTTTTAGGTTGCACGGATTCATCGGCGTGTAATTATAACATGGATGCAACTTTAGATGATGGTTCATGTGTTAGTGCAGCAGCAGGTTTTGATTGTGATGGTAACTGTTTAGCAGCTAACTCAGTAGTAGCAACATTAAACATGTTTGATTCTTGGGGTGACGGTTGGTCAGGTGCAGCAGTGACTGTAACAGATAATGGTACAGTTGTACTTGATGGAGCTTCTTTATCAGCAGGATCTGAGGGTTCTGTAGATTTCTGCGTATCAGATGGTGTTACAGCAGGAAGTTCTTGTATAGAAGTTTCTGTAACAAGTGATTCTTTTGATTCAGAAGTTTCTTGGACTATTACAATATTAGATGGTGCTTTTGAAGTTCTTTCAGGCGGTTCAAACGCTTCTTTTGAGGCTGGCTGTGCGATTGAAGGATGTATGGATTCAGCAGCATGTAATTATGATATGGATGCAACAGTTTCATCGGATAACTGTGAATATCCACCAGCAAATTTCGATTGTGATGGTCAATG
This genomic interval from Flavobacteriales bacterium TMED191 contains the following:
- a CDS encoding PKD domain-containing protein, yielding MRLLSIFFILTQSFMFGQLAVTNNAPNNTEAYLVNDILCDDGLTTSNFSSTGFASGIGYFDGFASNIGFEEGVVLSTGGICLPVPDCNVGAWQGGSGISGDADLELALNAINLSWDVNNVTILEFDFVANSESVEFNYVFASAEYTSWTCSSFNDIFGFFLSGPGIVGPYSNNAINLAYIPEPEGAVDYADWLAINTGLYTNTPVAVNTINAGDLINNSTCDNIDPNYESYNIFWVDNDYSGAGWQGVNEPEDPEFTVASTQTWVSPGITGFTTPLKAVYNGLECGETYHIKLAIADASDGSYNSAVFLEAGSFVSPSVLVNPISNIDGPDLFDDPLAIYEGCAAAQLEFTASQNTDYDIQLEVIFEGDAENSIDYNITYNGGNELDECLNDAGELSQCVTIPAGQNIMYLDIEANYDDIVENFENLNIIVNSIDGLCQQADLAVSEIFFNLYDQIDILVDPGVPPVIECIGDEVLLEPFNISGGYIGVSGEYTFEWYDADGTLVSSEPSILVNSESASEYQLIVYDDCQDQQIITNFSVDVISYTTVETTYPEYYACDDEIVVITPNISGGSGNYSYVWPDDPTPCDCESFNYLFDLENGISQTVDFQIIDNCTEESYSFSIPVELDETIPPSAQINVAGTQFCPGDEIVLDIQVAGSSTYNYEWLNLDFDEYYVNNLATISPIDDTTYDVIVIDECNNSESVFSIFIETPAYEAPTFLVPDVAGCVGQELEIIVENLFSNGVTDPSDVSQYSFLWSTGEITPSISVIVEDITTSYSVEISDLCGNTSSAIPVMVDPSIPPPPQFSFEETPEGHQFLQLSSGFFTNFQWDFGDGNTSSDYEPLHLFSQEGDYYVTLTASDDLDCQNSSTQIVNIYSSLLFYSPNVFSPNGDGINDYFNVSVVGHEDFELFVFDRWGKQLFNTKDPNEGWDGTYQNGEEVPQDVYMYKVLMSNSGVGEKVEKGRVSIIK
- a CDS encoding 2,3-bisphosphoglycerate-independent phosphoglycerate mutase — its product is MILDGWGHGNKSSENAILHSKTPFVDSLYKKYLNSELITHGEDVGLPPKQMGNSEVGHLNIGAGRVVYQNLAKINNDIKKQRLEQNPNLLDAIHKAKNKAIHIMGLLSDGGIHSHISHLKALCNIILDSNVSHIYIHAFTDGRDTDPKSGKKHVEEFLEFTKNKNISIASLIGRYYSMDRDKRWERTASAYHLLVNGVGTKTSNLTESIKKSYKDNITDEFILPLVNIDSNNQPIATIKENDVVICFNFRSDRCRQIVNALTQIDIPQYRINSLNIDLYTMTNYDETLKDVKVLYEKQNLKNTLGEVISQNGLTQLRIAETEKYPHVTFFFSGGREKKFQNEYRKLIESPKVATYDLQPEMNAEKVTNTYIKEIQTTKPDFICLNYANPDMVGHTGNYKAVTKAIEKVDSCLKKIVEKSLVEDYALIIIADHGNAEIMKNSDGTSNTAHTTNKVPCFIINSNHQKITNGRLCDIAPTVLKIMDLNQPNDMSGVSLLD
- a CDS encoding dipeptidase, which codes for MNTQQYIEQNKDKFLNELFSFLKQPSISADPKYSKHVFQTAEMLKDNFNKIGLENTQLFQTKGFPIVYGEKILSSNLPTILIYGHYDVQPPDPLDLWESDPFSPEIRDGKIYARGACDDKGQFFMHVKAVEAMIATNELPCNVKFMIEGEEEVGSENLEAFVKKNKDLLSSDIILISDTGIIANDTPSITTGLRGLSYVEVEVTGPNRDLHSGLYGGAVANPINILCNMIASLHDADKKITIPGFYDQVENLSEFERSDMAKAPFNLDNYKKELDINEVYGEKGFSTMERNSIRPTLDVNGIWGGYIGEGAKTVIASKAYAKISMRLVPNQKSKDITNLFKKHFESIAPSGTKVKVTPHHGGEAYVSPLNDRGYIAASKAMEETFGKKPIPVRSGGSIPIVALFESELGLKSILMGFGLDSDAIHSPNEHYGLFNFYKGIETIPLFFKHFSQKT
- a CDS encoding thioredoxin domain-containing protein yields the protein MKIILKVCIVTLTLLYSCNLKNEKTSNHLSNETSPYLLQHVNNPVDWYPWGPEALKKAEKENKLLLISIGYAACHWCHVMEKESFQDLEVAKIMNDSFVCIKIDREERPDIDQIYMNAIQLMRQRGGWPLNCIALPNGKPIWGGTYFTKNEWINEIQKVYKLYNEKPQIVIDYAEKLTKGIANTELIEKSNNKDKFSKEVLENYYMQWSENFDYKNGGQNGAPKFPLPNNYQFLLDYGFLSGNDSIIEYVNLTLNKMANGGIYDQIGGGFCRYSTDDLWKVPHFEKMLYDNAQLISLYSSAYKLTKNEKFKSIVYKTIQFVERELHDYENNSFYSSLDADTEGQEGKYYLWNKKELKSILQEDYDLCSDYYNINESGTWEGQQILLKNNNVIALSKKYNLSNDELHQKIDKINKILFEYRSKRISPALDDKCLTSWNGLMLKAYVDAYKTFNEERFLQKAVDLGDFILSKQLKKDGGLFHSYKNGKSTINGFLEDYAFVIESFINLYEVTSNKTWLMEAEKLIQYTLKHFYDEKSGMFFFTSDKDKSLIARKMEINDNVIPASNSSLAKSLLYLGHILSKKLYKEMATQMLKNIEPEIITFGSGYSNWASLMLNYTYPFYEIVVVGEKAEKIQAEILSFFLPNTLLIGSKDNNDMEILKYKYTEGKTMIYVCQNGACQRPTEQVSQALLQITY